A window of the Henckelia pumila isolate YLH828 chromosome 3, ASM3356847v2, whole genome shotgun sequence genome harbors these coding sequences:
- the LOC140886489 gene encoding uncharacterized protein gives MKIACWNVRGLSKPLKQKNAQEVLKKLNFSILGLLEVKIKPNLLDRMMDTKFPGMSFLHNFHLCDNSRILIMWDPMMVHLDLLDMTDQIIHVTVSCLHTHRIFQASFVYGWNSMVARRPLWDFLLRRGDAIDLPWIMMGDFNCVRHPYEKMGGFSVAPREMADLRNCIARLELSDANHVGCYFTWFSLAVTSKLDRVMVNHHWTESNLDVFVDFVTPGCFPDHSCSVITIFKDHSRRASPFKFFNMWATHQDIQLIVRDNCHISSRAKNANEEIVEAQNRALNGDGVDNSIVELRRKAEFLLEAERLFLSQKSKCEYLKHSDRCLKFFHGMIKRNIKRNKIVALTLRDGSISVNSNEIAEDFVGFYRNLLGVATDTEALDESIIPLGPSLPDSSWGEMRRMVSVDEIRGALANIEDDKAPGPDGFGAAFFKKAWGTVGGDIIAAVMEFFSNGSFIPGSSIVENIHLAQEMLKHYARKRGSPRCILKIDLQKSYDTVHWEFLRDALRLLNFPPLFVSWIMECVSTTSFSISFGGQLYGFFKGVRGLRQGDPLSPFLFAICMEMLSRSLLQASGLPDFQFHPRCEALSITHLVYADDLLILAKGETQSVKILLDCVDKFGKTAGLRANALKSNIFLVAVKEPVRREIIRMSGYQEGSFPFCYLEIPLTAWRLTERDFSGLVDTIARKVDAWPRHTLSYAGKLELLRSVVQGVECFWLSVLTILCGVIDKIEKICRSFMWTSKHPPTSWRKVCSPINDGGLGLRDLRIWNKTLLAKTLWEIHNKKDSLWVKWINHYYWDNVKDWTARKDDTNLIKKLVDIRDELALKFGDWEGPAAQLEIWFGKKDGLVQLYHSFFLGQGRWPWKPFVWRPYILPKHRVVFWLVANGKCLTKDRQPYISDKTCAFCGSFNENAQHLFFECTVSRQIWARLWNWLGTQYQVSTLTGLLRYLRRSSCLLASIPSLDLSGYMYGYWVGMATLYGLDVILNTLMIH, from the exons ATGAAGATTGCTTGTTGGAATGTGAGGGGCCTTAGCAAGCCCCTCAAACAGAAGAATGCTCAAGAAGTGTTGAAGAAACTCAACTTCAGTATTCTTGGGTTACTTGAAGTCAAGATTAAGCCTAATCTTTTGGATCGTATGATGGACACTAAGTTCCCGGGGATGTCCTTCTTACACAATTTTCACTTGTGCGATAATAGCCGCATCTTGATTATGTGGGACCCTATGATGGTACACTTGGATTTGCTGGATATGACTGATCAAATTATTCATGTGACAGTCAGTTGTCTTCATACACATAGGATCTTCCAGGCCTCCTTTGTGTATGGCTGGAACTCGATGGTGGCCAGAAGACCACTTTGGGATTTTTTACTTCGCAGAGGGGATGCAATTGACTTGCCATGGATTATGATGGGGGATTTTAACTGTGTAAGGCACCCCTATGAGAAAATGGGAGGATTTTCGGTTGCCCCTAGGGAAATGGCAGATCTTAGGAATTGTATTGCTAGACTTGAACTCTCAGATGCTAATCATGTTGGCTGCTACTTCACTTGGTTTAGTCTGGCGGTCACGTCTAAGCTTGATAGGGTTATGGTTAACCATCATTGGACCGAATCCAATCTGGATGTGTTtgtggattttgttacccccgGATGCTTCCCAGATCATTCTTGCAGCGTTATCACCATCTTCAAAGACCATAGTCGTAGGGCTTCTCCCTTTAAATTCTTTAACATGTGGGCAACACATCAAGACATTCAATTGATTGTTCGTGATAACTG CCATATTTCGAGTCGGGCCAAGAATGCAAATGAGGAGATTGTTGAAGCTCAAAACCGTGCTCTCAATGGGGATGGTGTGGATAACAGTATTGTTGAATTGAGAAGGAAGGCAGAGTTCCTTCTTGAGGCAGAGCGGCTGTTCCTATCCCAAAAATCAAAGTGTGAGTATCTTAAGCACAGTGATAGATGCTTGAAATTCTTTCATGGTATGATAAAAAGGAACATCAAGCGTAATAAGATTGTAGCCCTCACACTGAGAGATGGTTCAATATCAGTGAACTCGAATGAAATTGCTGAGGATTTCGTAGGATTTTATAGAAATCTCCTTGGGGTTGCCACTGATACAGAAGCTTTGGATGAGTCTATTATCCCCCTTGGGCCAAGTCTTCCAGACTCTTCTTGGGGTGAGATGAGGAGGATGGTTAGTGTGGATGAGATTAGGGGTGCCTTGGCTAACATTGAAGATGACAAAGCCCCGGGGCCTGATGGCTTTGGTGCTGCATTCTTTAAGAAAGCATGGGGTACAGTTGGTGGAGATATCATTGCTGCTGTCATGGAATTCTTCAGTAATG GCAGTTTTATTCCTGGCAGTTCTATAGTGGAGAACATACATTTGGCCCAAGAAATGTTAAAACACTATGCGAGGAAAAGGGGCTCTCCACGTTGTATTCTTAAGATTGACTTACAGAAATCATACGACACAGTTCACTGGGAATTCCTGAGAGATGCTCTTCGCCTTCTTAATTTCCCACCTCTGTTTGTGTCATGGATTATGGAGTGTGTGAGCACGACCTCGTTTTCTATATCCTTTGGGGGTCAATTATATGGATTCTTTAAGGGTGTCAGGGGCCTGCGACAGGGAGATCCTCTTTCTCCCTTTCTCTTTGCCATCTGCATGGAAATGCTATCGAGATCCTTGCTACAAGCATCTGGACTACCAGATTTTCAATTTCACCCCAGATGTGAGGCTTTGAGTATCACTCATTTGGTTTATGCTGATGATCTACTAATCCTAGCTAAAGGTGAAACTCAAAGCGTTAAGATCTTATTGGACTGTGTGGACAAATTTGGAAAGACAGCGGGGCTCCGGGCTAATGCATTGAAGTCCAATATTTTCTTGGTTGCGGTTAAAGAGCCGGTTAGAAGGGAAATCATTAGGATGAGTGGCTATCAGGAGGGCTCTTTCCCTTTTTGCTACTTGGAAATTCCGTTGACAGCATGGCGTCTAACGGAAAGAGATTTCAGTGGGCTGGTGGACACCATTGCCAGGAAAGTAGATGCTTGGCCTAGACATACTCTTTCCTATGCTGGCAAGTTGGAGTTACTTCGATCTGTCGTCCAGGGAGTGGAATGCTTTTGGCTTTCAGTCTTGACAATTTTGTGTGGGGTTATAGACAAGATTGAGAAGATTTGCAGAAGTTTTATGTGGACAAGTAAGCACCCCCCAACATCCTGGCGTAAGGTTTGTTCCCCTATTAATGATGGAGGGTTGGGGCTTCGAGATTTGAGAATTTGGAATAAGACGTTGCTTGCGAAAACACTTTGGGAAATTCATAACAAAAAGGATTCTTTGTGGGTGAAATGGATTAACCACTATTATTGGGATAATGTCAAGGATTGGACTGCCAGAAAGGATGATACCAATCTTATTAAGAAACTAGTGGACATTCGAGATGAACTGGCGCTTAAGTTTGGTGACTGGGAAGGGCCGGCTGCTCAGCTGGAGATTTGGTTTGGCAAGAAAGATGGGCTAGTTCAGTTATATCACAGCTTCTTTTTAGGCCAGGGGAGGTGGCCTTGGAAGCCATTCGTTTGGAGACCGTACATTCTTCCCAAACATAGAGTTGTCTTTTGGCTTGTTGCCAATGGTAAATGCTTAACCAAAGACAGACAACCGTACATTTCTGATAAAACTTGTGCATTTTGTGGATCTTTTAATGAAAATGCGCAGCACCTATTCTTCGAATGTACGGTTTCGAGGCAAATTTGGGCTCGATTGTGGAATTGGCTGGGAACTCAATACCAGGTTAGTACTCTGACAGGTTTGTTAAGATACTTGCGCAG ATCATCTTGCCTGCTAGCCTCTATACCTAGTCTTGATTTGTCTGGCTATATGTATGGGTATTGGGTTGGGATGGCTACTTTGTATGGGTTGGATGTCATTTTGAATACATTGATGATACACTGA